ATCTCACAGTTCCTTCAATTCCCAAGCTCTAACTCTAGAGATTTGTAATCGTCAAGTTTAAGAATTTATCGATCTGTCTTTGTGCAATTACACATTGACTTTTCATGTTCATGGATATCATATTTCTTGCCTTTCcaaacttatcaaaaaagaaaaaaaaaaatttatggatcTGTCTTTGTGCAATTACACATTGACTTTTCATGTTCATGGATATCATATTTCTTGCCTTTCcaaacttatcaaaaaagaaaaaaacaatttatggaTCTGTCTTTGTGCAATTACACATTGACTTTTCGTGTTCATAGATATCATATTTCTTGCCTTTccaaacttatcaaaaaaaaaaaaaaaaatttcttgccttttcaaaaacatttcttCAGGTGCATTTTGGAGTTAACAGTGGTGCAACAAGGTTTGCTATTGAGCATCAAGCTGTCAATGAAGCTACTTTTCGTTGTCCCGATGAGATGGGATGGAAGCCTCAGGTTCGAATACCCGTCCCAAAAAACGGGAGTTAAAAACACTCAGCTCTACCTACCAATTTCTTTTTATGTAGTTGAGTGTTTCTTGTTTCATTATTTGCAGAAAGTCCCCATTATTCCTGCAGATGGTGGAATTTCACGAACACGAGAGGTAGAATGATTATGAtgattcttttatttgttttcttatatataatcaaaattgtTGCCCTAGACCTTATATTTAATGCCAAGAATGATGAAAGCTGAATTCAACTCCTCATTTCTATTCCAGGAACCATTTCTAAAAAAGAGTTGTATTTTTATTCATACTCTCAACTTTAGAgcatatattaattaaaatttcctCTTTTTGTTCATCTCAGtggtaattaaaattcatttgataTCCATATAAATCAATGAAATTGTAGGACTATTTGATTTGTTGTAAAACGGCATGTTAGGCTTGTTAGCtacttctctttttcttgtaaAGATATCATGGTTGGTCACTCTGTTGAATTTTTTCAGACATTTCCCTCCAAGTGTTAAATTTCCTTTCATGGAGCAAGATAAGGATATCAGTTCGATGGACTAGATCAGAATTATAAACTTAATTATGATTGTGGTGTTTGAGGTTACTTGTACTTCTGTTCTGTTGTCTTTTTTTGCTTGATGTTTCTTTTATCCTGGAGTACATTTATGGTTCATATGATTGGACCAATTTATAAGAAGAGCATTTTTGTTTAGCATGATCTTAATCCATATCATGGCAATAATCCATGTATGCTGTCATTTTGCCTAATCTGTTTGCCCATTCTTAGAAGGATTTCCTTTTCTAACTTTATGCAGACTTCTCTTCCTGTTGAGGAGATCACCAAGGCCTTGAAAAAGATGGGTTACGAGGTGATGCCATCTGATGATGCAGGCCGATTTGTATGCAATTATGTATACTATCATTCCCTTCGGTTTGCAGAGCAGAATGGTATTCAATCGCTCTTTGTACATGTGCCCCTCTTCTTGACTATAGATGAGGAAACCCAAATGCAGTTTGCAGCTTCCTTGTTGGAGGTACTTGCTTCTTTGAATTAGTGCTCTCCTCATGTTGGGAGCTTTTATGAATGTATTGTTATTTGCACAAGTATGTGATGGTGAATGGATGTGTGGTTATATAAATGGCATTAATAAACAGATAAGAGTATGTGAATGACAATTGCATTTGTCATACATCTGATGTACTTCCAGTGATGTGATTCAGAAGCTTTAGACCTTTCCTTGGAATTTAATTTCAAGCACTCTTTCATGTTAATTTGTGAATAAAGTCATGGTTTGATTCCATACTTGCAGTGCCTGCTTACATTTGGGTGATACTGATGACGTCTCTTCATCTTCCCAGACTATTTGATGTCGATGGCATGCAGTTGAATTTATTTTCCCTTTGTAACACAACTGGTATCTGTGAAAGTAATGATAGCTTCAAACACAAACCCCTGTTTCAACTATTTTTCACATAGCCCTTCAATAGATGGGATACCTTGGGTTTTTCCAGACTGTTACTATTAGTATCATAGAAAGATGTGGTCCATGTCTTCTGGAGTGAGGCTGGTAATTCATGTGGGTGGCTCCTTGATTGCATTGTATTGTTTACACTGAACTCATGTGAAAATGTCCTTCCTAGTTAGGAAGTCCAAATCAATAACTATATGAGTGGGCACTAGTAGGCAGACTTTATCATACATGTGGGTTCCTCTCTGTTACAGGTTTGTATCCAAGGTTGCAGCAATACATGTTTAGTTGGCATAAACTTCTAATCTTCCAATTTGCGAATCTCTTGTTGAGAGTTGTCTGTTACTCATTTCTATCACGTTTCTCATTCTAGGTAGTCCTTTGTGGAACATGGTTACCTTGGTTGTCTGCTTATGTGGATTTGTTTCCATTAGGAGGTGTAGTGTGAGACTCTCTGTCAGATTCCCTCACACTCCTTTTGGATTCCTTTTGGTTGTCTTTCATCTCAGGTCATATGGCATTCCTCCATTTGCAGACAAAAGCATGAATCTCTTCTCTCACCTTTGTTAGTTTCACTCTCAAATTCCCAACTTAGATGCCCTCAGTCTTGATCTGATCATGGGATGATAACGCTGCGAGTCCTCAAAGTAACTGCTCATAAGGGCCCAAAACTATGGTTtaccaaaaatgaaaaggaatccCGGAGACCCAATGCCCCCAATGCTGTTGCTTTTAAGTTCTGGCCTTTAGAGGCCCCAGTTGCCACCGAGTCTTCCTGAATGTTGCTCAAGGTGCCTCTCTGCCACGGGGGTTAGTGGTGTGGCTGTTCTGTTAATTGTATGATGATTTTAACTCTAGTTAGGACGGTTGTTGCTAGATGATTATGATAAGACAAGGTGTTGGAAAATGATCTAATACCCGATGCTCAAAATGACTCTATTCACCCTTGGAAACATAGCTACCCTAGGCCATTGGTGTTAAACTTTGACACATTACTGATAAAAACAATCCAGCCATCATAACTGATGAAAATGAAGTGGCTGATCGCATCTCCTTTGGCTGCTACCTTTAGTTATGGCTATCATCATTATATTATTACCTGCAGAAGTCTTCTTGCTCATCCACCTACTTGGGTCTTTCTCTATAGAAGTCAGCCCATTTCATATCCTCCAAGTTTCCAACTCCTTCAAACACATTCTATGGGTGAGTGGTGGCCTAGCTAGCCAGGTCCCCATGGGGAATGTCCTTAACCGAGGTCCCCTACAAGAAATTGGACTCTCTCCAACTCTCTCTTGACAGGGAGAGatagaagagaagaaaatggaggaaagtgGCATTTGGAAAATAGGCTTGTGCTCCCTTGCCTTTTCGGGGAGTCTGTAAGCCTAGTCTTCCATCCGTAATTGTAATAGCCTTGAGAGCCTGCGCATGCTCGAGAGAGAGACCCACAACTGTCCATGCAAGTGCAGTTCCATGCCTCACTTCCAGAGTCACTTTCATATGCTAAAACCTTCTCTCACCTCTACCCAGATTCTCTTCCTACCCCTAACTACTTACGGACACTGCCCTCTCTCCTCCATTTCCCCATAACTACCGCATCATTCTTCTATAACCATATGGTTTTCCACTGAATCATTACTGCGGCGCCTCTATGCTTTCTGCCCTCAAATGGGTTTGGTGGTTTTGGGATAAAAGTGATGANNNNNNNNNNNNNNNNNNNNNNNNNNNNNNNNNNNNNNNNNNNNNNNNNNNNNNNNNNNNNNNNNNNNNNNNNNNNNNNNNNNNNNNNNNNNNNNNNNNNCTCCATCTGTAAAGATATATCTTTCCTAAGAAAGAATCTTACAGGAGCGACCAATTTACCCTCAAGCTCTGAATAgttgcaaaaaaattaaaatttttccttttttattttctcagaaatttttttcatagaaaatgATTTCCTCCGGATTTGTTGATGATGTACACTGTGAATCGCGGCCATTCGAATTCGTTTTCCAGAATTCCAAGAAATGTAGAAAGAAAACGAACATTGCCATCATGTATCTCTTTTCGAAAAATTGGGACCGACCCAATGGGTTGGGCCCAAATAATATTGGGTTTGTTTCTAATTGGGCCAGTTTGTAAATTCCTTGATCCGGCTTAAATCTTGAAATATAAAGAACCAGCATGGGGCAGACTAATAGCCTTCCTCAACAAGGCTTAGTTAATTTCTCTCTCGGAATTTGGATCGTGGATTCGGGTCCTCAGATCAATCCCCGaactttaaaataagaaaaaaaaaattctaacgtTTTAGCaaaaaaacaatatgcaatGCAATTATAATTGACAATTTCGTGGGTCCCATGTTGAATATTAAGTGTGGACTGGTTGTGCTGTTGCATTTCATTTTCCTCCGTGTTTGAGAAATCTAAGCAAAATGTGGCATATGAGAATCTTGTTGGgtttaatacttttataaactttaaaaatgtgACGTGGCTATTCTtttttctgaatttaattttctaatttcaaaagTTAGGTGAGAAGTTTTTATTTGTATGAATCATCTAAACAATTAacataacaattttaaaataataaaatacgaagataaggaaataaaattaaatattatgatttttaagaaaaatatgtaggAATTGTGAATGTATCTTGAGAAAAATGAGTATATTTGATTTAAGGTAAATTGTAACTATGACCTATTTCGAGTCTAAGATTTGATTTATATAGACCTTAAGATGCAATTGAGACATTCCTAAACCTCATTTGGTATTGTAAAACCTTGAGTACATccgtttaaaaaaaataaatatatttttttataaaaaaaaaaaaacgtctaCATCCTTTAAATAAATTACGCACAAttgattcaaatttaattattttttcattcataagAGACAAGATATAATATTTACTCCTTCAATCGACTTAATTTTGATATGGGAGTTCATTTAATAATCCTACTGACAACATCAACTTGCAATTGAACTATCATTTTTCAATGATTATCATTCTTAATTGAAAGGGATGCAAGATTTTATATTACaagatttataataatttaattcattatctTAATTCACAAGTAATCTGGCTTTTGACATTTTTGTCTATAGTAAAAAACAAGTCATTGTTTATACAGTATCCTTTAGCCTTAATCCGCTCTTTGGGGCAACTAACTGTCTTAACACCGCCCTCCGCATGGAATTCGACCACGTGGTGTCTCTTTATAACCAACTGGACCTTTACACTTAACGGCCCCCAAAAATGGAACAATAAAAGTCGAGACttttgattctcacatgtgcatgatcattctaGGTATCTATTGATTTCCTTACCAATCTTCATGTTTGTTTCATTTCATTATTAATAGAGACTCGTTTTttaggacttagaggggtgctatggtctttaccatATTTTCTCGatcttcccgataagtaacttgacccccgaaccctgatttgatttttcacataccaccttttccaaataaggagttacacttagggttgtctttcttattttgtttacccttttaaaataaaataaaaaagtggcgactccaagtcagtttctaataattaaatcatttttcaaataaaaatcgagctcgccattgagtggaagcgcatgagaGGAAATACAGAGTCCAtacctaatctaaattaaaaaaatttcaaagaataacTAGCGTGTTCAGAACTAACtaacgaatataatatattaattaaatgttagaattttacctgaaaaaaaaatatatgaacttCAAACTTTAAAACTCTAATCCTTGAGCCTTACGATCttcaattctctaattttggtTGATAGAGTTTTCTCAATGAAGAAGACATgaggaaaatttaatttatacctaggatttttaattgtaaaatgactctttcacccttaatgaatttaattaattatttaattactttataaattactattttgcCCTTAGATTAAATTTTGGGACGTTACATTTttagtaatcaattaaaagaaatttttgcatttaatcataaaataattataattaatttactctttaaaatattcttttaatattttttttcatatgatactttaaattatatatatatatatgtttagtgcATAATATTTAATAAGGGGCAACCTTGCCCTTGTGGTAAGTGTAAGTAAGCTGAATCCTagaccaaaaatgaaaaatgaagcgGAAAGGAGAAAAGAGTGGAGAGAGAATGCCGGTTATGACATAATCTTCACCATTGTGATTTGTGAAGATGGAAGAGGAGGGGTGTCTAGAAAGGGCAAAGAGGCGTATGGAAATGTATTTGAGAGCAATGGTGGGCTGGCTGGTATGAAACAAAGGCTTGGTATGAAAGATTCACCCCCACACAACCCATCCTATGAAGTCAACCCCCAAccccaaattattttttttaaaaaaaagaattattatttattatgcaTGAGAGTACGTGAACCTATTAACATGGATGTACCACTCCTTTGAGAATGAGCATGTCtgtccttttcttcttcttcttctcctccttttTCAAATCTAGCcgttcatcatcatcatatgcACCCATGGACCATGACCATCATGCATGCTCCTGGTAATTCACAACTCTCCATATGAAGGAGTCAAGCTCAAAGGAATATTCACCCACAACTGCTCCCGTTTGAAAAtactcaatttgttttttctagtcaatttaagaaataatgataaatgataataataaattgaaaaaattcatAGCCTTCCCAGTAAGCACCATTCCATGGAAAAGATCATAACCAAAAAGTACCttagatttggaaatatttttcacTGAactgtattttttaaaattaattttaaattcacagtacaattataaaaaatcctTGGAAATTAGAGTAGAATGAAACGACCTAGTTTTGAGCAGAGAAGATTGATGCGGAAATTGGAAACAAATGAAACGACGGcgttttgagatattttgattTGACTTTATTGCTTCCATCCAACCACTCTAAATCTCTATAAATATACCCAGTATACCACACGGTATTTGCAAAAAACTGGATCCGAACAACATTCaactttctctcatttttctctctaCTTTTCTTTGGTTGAGGTTCTAATGGCTCCTACTTTGGCCTCTGCAACTGGTTTGGCCAAGGCTGATCTGCGTCGTCAGGGAGATCGAGCCGGTGAACCCGCCGGAGAACCAGACCCAGTTCGCCATGGCCTACTACGTCATCAAATACTCCAAACTCCGCATCTGGGAGGTGGGTCTGTAGCcatttcatcaaattttcatccTCTGATTCTTCCTTGAATTGTTCTAattctgggtttttttttttcagtttgtGGAGTACAGTAAGATAATATGCTTGGACGGAGACATACAGGTGTTTGGTAACATAGATCATTTGTTTGATTTGGGTAATGGGCATTTCCATGCTGTGATGGACTGTTTCTGTGAGAGATCGTGGAGTAACTCGCCGCAGTACAGGATTGGGTACTGCCAGCAGTGCCCGGAGAAGGTGAAGTGGCCGGAGCCTCCTTTCTACTTCAACGCCGGCATGTTTATCTTCGAGCCTAACCTCTCCGTCTATGACCATCTCCTCAGCACTCTAGTGATCACTCGAGTGTTTCGAACAATTTTTGCATGGTGGCCTTTCGTTCAATTCCAAAAATGAGGTCTTTGTCCTTTtgcgttcttttttttttttctttaagctGTTTTTTTTAGGAGAAAGTTGTTTTTCTGAACAGTGGTTTGAGGGTCTTGTTGCCATTTTAAACTAGTTTAGATTCTGTTTGactcaatttttttccttgtctcTTCGTGCCTTGGTTTCTACTTTTGCGTAGTTATACAAGCATggtgtttttcattttttgaaaaatcttttgcCTCAAAAAACACTTCtgttttttgtcctttttctttaaaacttgtATTCGCAAAATCGTTTTATTGTTTTCTCAAAATGATCCTGAAAACATGTTATCAAAATACACGTTTTCAAAAAACACATGCCCTGGGTGTAACACTCTCGAGggcatttttgttatttcaaactgttattaatatttctttttattttgaaccattctttcatattttgtaattattatttttaaattgcttcccaaaaacaattgaaaaactTGTCTAAATGTCTTTTAGCATGGAGAAACAGAAATATGTTCACAAAACAGGCTCTTGGGTTGATGCATAGCAAACTGTTTCTTTGGTTTGTTGCTTTCTTAAAACAGAAAATCCTCGACTAAACATTTTGTAGGGAGCAGCCAAAGAGGGCTCAGTTTCTTGTTCATCAAAAATTTCCTTTCAGTTGTATCAACTATTTGAAAACCTCTTTCTTATACATACATCTGTTTGCAGGACTATTTGAATATGTTCTTCAAAGACACCTACATGCCCATTACACTAGCCTACAACCTTGGTTTGCCCATGCTATGGCGCCACCCAGAACACGTCGACCTTGAAAGAACCAAAGTTGTTCGCTATTGTGCTGCCGTAAgtaccatttatttttattccgaTATTAATCCGTAAATCCTAAATCTAAAAAACAGGTTTATGCAATGAGATAAGTTAGTACTTACAAGCCTGTATTGGATTTTCAGGGTTCAAAGCCATGGAAGTATACTGGGCAGGAGGAGAACATGGAGAGGGAGGATATAAAGATGTTGGTAAAGAAGTGGTGGGATATATACAATGATGAGAGCTTGGATTACGGGAACTCATCTGCGTCGGTTGCTTAAACTCAGTCTATGCATTTATGAGTTTTGATTTTAGTACTTGGTTTGGTTTCAATCCGGGGTGAACGTATTCTTCTTCCATAGGAGGATTCAGTGTTTGATTTTACTTTTTCTGTTGTTGATTGGAGTGTGTTATGTTTATGAATGTTGGATGAAATAAATGATGCCACCACCCTTTGGGCTTTTATTGATTCCTGAAATAAGTTTGATTGTCATGTTTGAAATTCTGGGATAGAGATAGAATgggaaatcaattttattttttgaagctATTTTTCCCGCGCGCGAGAAAACAACTATTTCCATAATTTAAAATCTTTGGAAACAATAAAAACACTTAGAAGAAATTACACAAAGGTTATATACTCTATGTTTTGTGTACGATTTCGAGGGTCAAACAAAACTTTGAGTtaggttttgaaatttaacatatCGATATGCAAATTTTCATGTGATAGCAAGTTGTTCTATGGAGAAATGAGAatcgttttttaaaacagttttcgttctctaaaacaaaaaatctaaaaaattagtttaataattaaaaactgatttttatttttaagaacaaaaaaaaaatgatattttcaaataatatattttagatattttatattattttatttattttttaaaaattattacacaaaatatttagaataattaaaaataaaatatcatacataaaattatttgaaatatattaaaaatattttaggttttgtgTGAAGGCTTTCAAGAACtacttttttataaatgtttccGAAAACATTACAGCCCATAAAACCTTACCAACCATTGTTCACTCACTGTAGATGCGTGCAATCTTCCGCGCCCAACCAATGCTTCTAGCGTCTGACAACATGCCAcgtctctccctctctctaaatctatatataaattcttCTCCTCCCGGATCTACGCCACTGATCGACCACTTCTCTCTTACTCTCAACTCCGGCGAGCGCTGTAAGTATCATTTCTAAGGCCGGAATTAATCCGTAAACCCTAAATCCACAACCCTAGACCGGTTTATAATAAAGATGTTGGTGAAGAAGTGGTGGGATATATACAATGATGAGAGCTTGGATTACAGGAACTCATCTGCAGACGGAAAGCCATTCACGGTGGCGCTTTCAGAGGCCGGCGTAGTCCACTACATCGCCGCCCCATCGGCTGCCTAGATCGGTTGCTTCAGCTTAGTTTATATAAATAGGAGTTGGGTTTGGTTCGAAGCCAGGGTGAacatattcttcttcttcttcttcttttgttttccttttaaaattaaaataaaaataagcaacGACTCAaaatctttcataaaaaaatcaaattagcaAGTTTTGTCATCAAGTAAGAACGCATCCTGCCAAAATACGGGTCCACAGATCTAATTACAAgactatataaaataaataataagagaattatgtaaattgatttattaaatagattaaaaaatgattttttaaattaaatttcaaaggattttattagaagcaattttgaattaatgatgtcaatttaattatttacaaaaaaaaaatagcttcaatttattttcaataaaacgtTTGATTCACCTCTATTTGTtgtcaatttttcttttcaagaaagCTATtgacacgtttttttttttttttttatcaaaacaatttattacaaaatttgaatttgcaacaaaaattatttttatttgcgtttattaaaaaatgaatgaacttttacaactttatttataaaaatatctcaatttattttcatgtaagaaaagtaatttatacaaattattttatatatatataactttattttcaaaatgatttttaattaaaaacaaaaaaacaaaaatgttaaaattcaatccaattttattaagaaaatgatttctacaactttaatttataaaaataactctcatcctattctaaaaaaaaaattatttaaatcctctatttccaaaaaaaaatatttttaatctcattttaattaagaaaaaataatcaatttaaaaaacattttttttggataattttattaaaaattaattgttggaacaactttatttacaaaacaatttttctaataattattaattttattaaaaataatttttttatattttcctaaaaatacttttcttaatttttactAAGAAACGAAATTGCTTTTTGGATTTTTGGTAAATgccctataaaaaaaatcatcttttaaagtggctatttattttgttttaaaaaaaaattcatagacaaaaatcgttttttaaagagataatttttttaaaaaaaattataggataAAAtgatatctttttattattattattatttttaaattcaaaaagtttaaaacgatgatttcttaaaaacaaaattaagggaagaaagagataaaaaaaaaaaaaaattcgaaGGTGAAATAGAGgcgatttccaaaaaaataattttttttccatttttcatatttttaataatattttaactaataatatattttaacaataaaattattataaatatattcattgtaaaattaattgattttatgtttattattattgatatattatttataattataatattataataaaataattaatctaaatttaattcatgtcttattaataataaaaataattttttaattacaaataaattaaaataaatagattttttaataatatacgaatattaatgatataataaaatctcaaattatatataaatattataaaaatatagatattaacattaattgatttatgtggttaaaaataataataataattcaaaattaataatttctaatgttatttatatgatcattttataaatagtagaaaaatatttttataaaagtatagtcaatttattttgttaaaaataaagaataataattcaaaattaatagttATTAATActattctattttatattatctttttagttaTGATATGTAATTTtgtgttttaaattattcttttaaattattaaatttattaataaattcaagtctcttgatttaaaatttattttctctaataaaaaaaaaattatttatacgTTATCCTTTAGCTTTTATCCGACAACTAACATAACTGTAAGATCTTTCCAGGTATATGGGTCCTTTACAGGTGGGAAGGCGCCGTCCTTTACATGAAATTCGGCCACGTGGTGTCTCCTTATCTTCGCACTTGACTGGCTCCCACCCACCCCATATGTTCCAAAAAGGGAATAGTAAAGGCAGTATGCCTCCTGGGACCGACTAGGAGCTTTGGGGACTATCGTACGCCTTGTTCCCTGGttggaaatttcaaatttcgCAAGTGTGGCGGATCCGGTGTGTCGCACCTCATGGGTATAGAAGAGTTACCAGCCTACCACAGTCTACAAATGTGAACCGCTGAGCGTGAAACTCCTAAGTGGACaacatcaaaattttatatgaagGATATGTCATAGATTTCTAATATTATGGTCGATTTCGGACGAGAATGAATCATTTAAGGTTTAAGGGGCTTAAGAATGATAATCCTAACCATAAGCCTCATAGAATAAATCTGGGCATAAGAATTGATTTggacatttcatttattttgttaaatccTAACCCTCCATTTAACCCCTAAACCccctttctctttat
Above is a genomic segment from Vitis riparia cultivar Riparia Gloire de Montpellier isolate 1030 chromosome 14, EGFV_Vit.rip_1.0, whole genome shotgun sequence containing:
- the LOC117931268 gene encoding pyrrolidone-carboxylate peptidase-like isoform X3 gives rise to the protein MGSEGPPAVTIHVTGFKKFHGVSDNPTETIVSNLQEYMKKNGLPKGLILGSCNILETAGQGALVPLYQTLQSAISGQDSESSNSKRIIWVHFGVNSGATRFAIEHQAVNEATFRCPDEMGWKPQKVPIIPADGGISRTRETSLPVEEITKALKKMGYEVMPSDDAGRFVCNYVYYHSLRFAEQNGIQSLFVHVPLFLTIDEETQMQFAASLLECLLTFG
- the LOC117931268 gene encoding pyrrolidone-carboxylate peptidase-like isoform X1; translated protein: MGSEGPPAVTIHVTGFKKFHGVSDNPTETIVSNLQEYMKKNGLPKGLILGSCNILETAGQGALVPLYQTLQSAISGQDSESSNSKRIIWVHFGVNSGATRFAIEHQAVNEATFRCPDEMGWKPQKVPIIPADGGISRTRETSLPVEEITKALKKMGYEVMPSDDAGRFVCNYVYYHSLRFAEQNGIQSLFVHVPLFLTIDEETQMQFAASLLEVIWHSSICRQKHESLLSPLLVSLSNSQLRCPQS
- the LOC117931268 gene encoding pyrrolidone-carboxylate peptidase-like isoform X2; protein product: MGSEGPPAVTIHVTGFKKFHGVSDNPTETIVSNLQEYMKKNGLPKGLILGSCNILETAGQGALVPLYQTLQSAISGQDSESSNSKRIIWVHFGVNSGATRFAIEHQAVNEATFRCPDEMGWKPQKVPIIPADGGISRTRETSLPVEEITKALKKMGYEVMPSDDAGRFVCNYVYYHSLRFAEQNGIQSLFVHVPLFLTIDEETQMQFAASLLEVLASLN